In Leptospira congkakensis, one DNA window encodes the following:
- a CDS encoding Re/Si-specific NAD(P)(+) transhydrogenase subunit alpha produces the protein MKIGVIKEPSYENRVAITPDVVDPLKKLGFTVSVETTAGDNAFFSDQDYKDVGASVESRDSILSGSDIVVSIHTLDEASAKKIGKDKIYIATLSPLAFPKKVKEIANVSFKIFSMDTIPRITRAQSMDVLSSQATVSGYKAVLLAASNYSRFFPMLTTAAGTITPARVLILGAGVAGLQAIATSRRLGAVVDVFDTRPEVKEQCMSLGAKFVEVEGAADASNTGGYAVEQSEDYQRRQKEAIAKYAEKADIIITTALIPGKKAPLLITKDMVDKMRQGSVIVDLAAVNGGNCEVTENDKTIVYKGITVIGNSNLQSTQPMDASKMYAKNIVNFLKLFVNKEKQFNINLEDEIINACMIAENGAVRHKPTLALLGE, from the coding sequence ATGAAAATAGGCGTAATCAAAGAACCATCTTACGAAAACAGAGTGGCAATCACTCCGGATGTTGTTGACCCTCTAAAAAAGTTAGGTTTCACTGTTTCAGTTGAAACTACTGCAGGGGACAATGCGTTTTTCTCCGACCAAGATTATAAAGATGTTGGTGCTTCCGTAGAATCAAGAGATTCAATTTTATCTGGATCAGATATCGTTGTATCCATCCATACATTGGATGAAGCCAGCGCTAAAAAAATTGGCAAAGATAAAATCTACATTGCTACACTTTCTCCTCTTGCTTTCCCTAAAAAAGTAAAAGAAATCGCAAACGTTTCTTTTAAAATTTTCTCAATGGACACAATCCCACGAATCACTCGGGCACAATCCATGGATGTTCTCAGTAGCCAAGCAACTGTTTCTGGATATAAAGCAGTTTTACTTGCCGCTTCCAACTATAGCCGATTTTTCCCAATGTTAACGACTGCTGCGGGAACGATCACTCCAGCAAGAGTTCTTATTTTGGGAGCTGGTGTTGCAGGACTCCAAGCCATTGCAACTTCTCGCCGTTTAGGAGCAGTGGTAGACGTATTTGATACAAGACCAGAAGTCAAAGAACAGTGTATGTCACTTGGTGCAAAATTTGTGGAAGTAGAAGGTGCAGCCGATGCATCAAATACCGGTGGTTATGCGGTTGAACAATCAGAAGATTACCAACGCCGTCAAAAAGAAGCCATTGCCAAGTATGCTGAAAAAGCAGACATCATTATCACAACAGCACTCATTCCTGGAAAAAAAGCTCCTCTACTCATCACAAAAGATATGGTAGATAAAATGAGACAAGGTTCTGTGATTGTTGACTTAGCAGCCGTAAATGGTGGTAACTGTGAAGTGACTGAAAACGATAAAACTATTGTTTATAAAGGTATCACAGTGATTGGAAATTCAAATCTTCAAAGTACCCAACCAATGGACGCAAGTAAAATGTATGCTAAGAATATTGTGAACTTCTTAAAACTTTTTGTGAATAAGGAAAAACAATTCAACATCAACTTAGAAGACGAAATCATTAATGCATGTATGATTGCAGAAAATGGAGCGGTTCGTCACAAACCTACACTAGCACTTCTCGGAGAATAA
- a CDS encoding UDP-glucuronic acid decarboxylase family protein → MAKRILITGGAGFIGSHLAETLLNEGNQIIVLDNFHTGRKENLIHLLSHPNFELIRHDITDPIKLEVDEIYNMACPASPVHYQSNPIKTIKTNVLGMTNMLGLAKRVKARILQASTSEVYGNPLEHPQTESYWGNVNTIGIRSCYDEGKRVAETLCFDYHRQHGVDIRVIRIFNTYGPRMIPDDGRVVSNFIVQALRGENITIYGDGSQTRSFCYVDDLVRGIITMMNTDNFIGPVNLGNDGEFTVKELAELVIKETGSKSKIIYLPLPQDDPTRRKPNLGLAKEKLNYSTTVPLVEGVKKTIEYFSKRV, encoded by the coding sequence ATGGCAAAAAGAATCCTTATCACAGGCGGAGCCGGATTCATCGGTTCCCATCTCGCAGAAACACTTCTGAACGAGGGGAATCAAATCATCGTCTTGGACAATTTCCACACCGGACGAAAAGAAAACTTAATTCACCTTCTTTCCCATCCGAATTTTGAACTGATCCGCCACGATATTACGGATCCCATCAAGTTGGAAGTAGACGAGATCTACAATATGGCATGTCCTGCCTCCCCTGTTCACTACCAAAGTAACCCTATCAAAACGATCAAAACCAATGTATTAGGTATGACAAACATGCTTGGTCTTGCCAAACGAGTAAAAGCTCGGATCCTCCAGGCAAGTACTTCGGAAGTTTATGGAAATCCACTTGAACACCCGCAAACGGAATCCTATTGGGGGAATGTAAATACCATTGGCATTCGAAGTTGTTATGATGAAGGAAAACGAGTGGCCGAAACTTTATGTTTCGATTACCACCGCCAACATGGGGTAGACATTCGAGTGATTCGTATTTTTAATACGTATGGGCCAAGAATGATTCCTGATGATGGACGTGTTGTGAGTAACTTTATTGTACAAGCGTTACGCGGAGAGAACATAACCATTTACGGTGATGGAAGCCAAACTCGTTCCTTTTGTTATGTAGATGATTTAGTTCGTGGGATCATTACCATGATGAACACAGACAACTTCATTGGACCAGTCAACTTAGGAAACGACGGAGAATTTACTGTAAAGGAATTGGCTGAACTTGTGATCAAAGAAACTGGAAGTAAATCTAAAATCATTTACCTTCCGCTTCCGCAAGATGATCCAACCAGAAGAAAACCAAACCTAGGTTTGGCGAAAGAAAAATTGAATTATTCAACGACCGTCCCTCTTGTGGAAGGCGTAAAAAAAACCATCGAATATTTTAGCAAAAGAGTATAA
- a CDS encoding lysophospholipid acyltransferase family protein, producing MKQIGYFISFLIVYLFYFPFKVLPYKWCLAYGIFLTKLIYPLDKKHRKVAADNIRFAFPAYTEEQIFNLVKAHYRHLGILLAHTLWAPRMTRKWLQENLIVDAESLQIEEETKKQGVGVILISGHFGTWEILVQFLGIRMKGGGIYKKVRNPFVDWLLRRMRSKNGVVLVPVQESTQVIKLLKQGYWIGFGADQNAGKAGIFVPFMNRQASTFVGPALMAYLTGAKMLYYSVLAGQDGKVIVRVKDLGFVDKKLYPSKDDVIRHYTELWTKTLEEEVKLFPEQYFWVHRRWRTQPQAIENNQ from the coding sequence ATGAAACAGATTGGATATTTTATTTCATTTTTAATTGTTTATTTGTTTTATTTTCCATTTAAGGTTCTTCCGTATAAATGGTGTTTGGCGTATGGAATCTTTTTAACCAAACTCATTTATCCTCTTGATAAAAAACATAGAAAGGTTGCTGCCGATAACATTCGTTTTGCCTTTCCGGCTTATACTGAAGAACAAATTTTTAACTTGGTGAAGGCTCACTATCGTCATTTGGGTATCCTTCTTGCTCATACACTTTGGGCACCACGAATGACTCGAAAGTGGTTACAAGAAAACTTAATTGTTGATGCTGAAAGTTTACAAATTGAAGAAGAAACTAAAAAACAAGGAGTCGGAGTGATTTTGATTTCTGGTCACTTTGGCACTTGGGAAATTTTAGTTCAATTTTTAGGAATTCGTATGAAGGGTGGGGGAATCTACAAAAAAGTAAGAAACCCTTTTGTAGACTGGTTACTCCGTCGGATGAGATCCAAAAATGGTGTGGTTCTTGTTCCTGTACAAGAGTCCACGCAAGTCATCAAACTTCTCAAACAAGGATATTGGATTGGATTTGGTGCCGACCAAAATGCAGGTAAGGCAGGAATCTTTGTTCCGTTTATGAATAGACAAGCATCTACTTTTGTTGGCCCGGCCCTTATGGCTTACTTAACTGGTGCTAAGATGTTGTATTATTCTGTGTTAGCTGGCCAGGATGGGAAGGTGATTGTTCGTGTTAAGGATTTGGGTTTTGTAGATAAAAAACTATATCCATCAAAAGACGATGTGATTCGACATTATACAGAACTTTGGACGAAAACTTTGGAAGAGGAAGTGAAATTGTTTCCAGAGCAGTACTTTTGGGTGCACCGTCGTTGGAGAACCCAACCGCAGGCCATCGAAAACAATCAGTAA